ATGAATTCATCGTTGGCCATGCAGGGTCTCCACAGATAACGGTTATCACTGTACCATTGGATACCGGAATGCTTTGTGTACGTTTATAATGTGTTCCATCTACAAACGTTTTTATTAAAAAGTTTTTGTTACTTGCTGTAGGTTCAACATCAACCGACGCAATACCTTTGGGCAATTCTAAGGTATAGCTGTTAATCTCTTGATTAAATGAGGGGCTTAATGTCCCTTCACTAAAGCGAATTGACTGAATGGTTTTATCATTATTATCCCATGAACCACCAACATCTTTTCCATAACCGTTTTTTGTATATACCCATCGAACAATATCACCTTGCTCAACTTCGATGTCACCTGCACCTACATGTGTGAACCAGTCGTTTAGCGTTACCATCCAACCGCTTTCACTTCCTCCATCAAATGCATTGACACCGTGGATTCCAGAAATATAGTTCGATTCCATACCAACAACCTCATAGCTTGTTCCCTCAAAGGCTTTGGCTGTTGCATCGATAACGGTGGAATTTGCCGGTACCGTTACCCATTTTTGTACGAGTTGACCGTCCCATGAAGCACCTTGCCCCTGACTAAAGGTTGTATTTTCAACCTCCACAAGAACACTTACTCCAGAAGCTGCATCTACAGTCCACATTGTGTATGGACTAATCACCATAACCAGCATCATCAGCGTTAGGAAAAACGCCATATATTTTTTCAACTTCCTACATATCATCATAACATCCTCCATAATTTTTTATAAAACTTCAAAACCATAACTATCTTGTCTATTCATAATAAAAAAACACCTTTTCTAATATGGATAGAAAAGATGTCTCACAAATAATAACTACTTTTTCATCATAGTTATTCCTATGTCAAAAGTAATACAACGTCCTCCTTCCCATTCCCGTGAGAAATATAGAGCATCTATATGGCAGGTCTCCTGGCTTTGCTTCGTCACACAACTCTCTCCTTCCCATTATATATAACAGTGGATATAAGAGTTTGCTCTGCATTACAGTGGCGGGACCGCGTTGGCATTGCACCAAACTTCCCTCTTAGCTATAAATAGAACCATACAGATATTCTTATTAAATTTTCATATACTAGACATCATAGTTTAGAAGTCAAAGGATGTCAAGTGAGTTATTTTTTTGTCATCCTTGTATTTTTATGAATCCGATTCCAAAACGGCATCTGGAAGGGCATAAGCTTCCACTTCATCGATAAAAATATTTAGTGTTCCATTAAACTTGTCTACATAGTCTTTTGCTTGTTCTTTAGTTTCAAAGCGTCCAAACTCATAGACAAAGCTGTCTTGTGTATCTTTTAAAATATGATAGTCAATATCGCTATGCATTAAGCCTTCTTCTATGATTGCAAAACTTTCTCCTGCAGGGTAAGAATAGCTTCGAACATTATATAATGTCGCTGGTTTTGCTTCCTCTGCTTCAGATGTTGAGAGTTTAATCTCTAGCCTTGCCGGAGAAGCATGTTCAATAACTTCATAGGTCACCTTTGGATTTAAGACAATGTTAAATCGCACCATGCTATCGTCCAATGTAATGACTCGATATACATCTTCAACGAGCGAAGATTGACTTATCACTTCAAAGTCTTTTAGCATATCCATCATTCGTATCCCTGAAATAGTAAAAGCAAGTACATTAGGGTGTTCATAAGCATTGATGGCATACGTCGATGCTAACTCGACTGTTTCATCTTCTGTTGTAAAAGATATAAAAATAGATTCTGTCGTTTCTTGGCTAACTCTTTCCATGTCACTTAGGTTAAGTCCGTCATTAATTTGACCGCCACTTGCTTCATGATCTACAAATGTCAGCGTTTTGACAATATAGCCAATAATCGGAATATCCTCCACGGCCGCTACAAACGTTTTAGATGTATTGCTAAGGGTCCCTAATATAATAATCAGACCTAATACAGCTGCAACTGGTCGTAAATAGCTTGTCATTTTACTATTTTTGACTTTATGGTGCTTAGCTTTATCTGCATCTGCACGCTGGATACCTTTTGCAATGGCTAAATCCAAACCATCAGGTACTGGTATTGAATCAAAACTTTCCTTAATCTTATTTTCTATTCTCATCATATTATCCATTGATTATCCCTTCCTCCATTAACACTTTTAGCTTATCCAAACTTCGATAAAGTGTTGATTTTACAGTGCTTATTGGTTTATCAAGTATTGATGCAATTTCTTTTAACTCATAACTTTCATAAAACCTAAGCATTAAAATAATGCGTTCTGTTGAATTTAATTGATCCAACATTTTTTTCATATCTTCCCTTAATTCCATTTGTTCATATGCATCGAGGTTTTTCGTATGGATATCCACAACTTCTTCTTCTTGGTTTAGTGGAATGACTTTATTGTTATTACGAAGTTGATCTATCGATTGATTTATAACTATACGAATAAACCATGTTTTCATATGCTTGACGGATGTCATTTTTTCTAAAGCTGTATAGGCCTTATATACTGATTCTTGTATAACATCCAACGCATATTGCTCATCTTTTACATATGAAAATGCAATGCGATAAAATTGGGCTTTATTTATTTCCAACATTTCTAAAAATAGCGCTTCATTAGGTTTTTTTTTCTTTTTAACGTTCACATATGCCTCCTTAACTCTTTTATAAATTGCAATTTATATCTATTAGACTTCATCTTTCACTTAAAAGTTTCATAAGTGCAAAAAAAGCCTTGAAAACCTATTCATATTCGTTGAACATGAGTAATGTTTTCAAGGCTAATTTAAGCAATTATCTTGTCGGAACGATTTCTAACCAGTACCCATCAGGGTCAGCGATAAAATATATGCCCATCTTTTTATTTTCATAACAGATGCATCCCATCTGCTCGTGCAATGCATGTGCTTTATCATAGTCGTCTACGCGAAAAGCAAGGTGAAATTCACAATCGCCCAAATTATAAGGTCGATCCCAATCTCTTAACCATGTTAGTTCCAACTCAAACTCGGAATGTTCATTACCTAAATAGGTTATAATAAACGATCCATCGTCTGCTGTTTTTCTTCTTTTTTCTGTTAATCCCAGCGCTTTGTTATAAAAATCAAGGGATTTATCTAAGTCTCTTACATTGTAATTTTCATGAATCATTTGAAATTTCATCATATCCACCTCTCGTTATCGTTTGATGTTATCTATCAATGCTCCACTGTTGCCCTTCTTGGCTGATTTCCATAATCTGTGCATGATTTAAATAGCTGGCTCTTTCCTTCTTAAACTGTTGAATAATGGATGGTTGACCCCAAAAATGCATTGGAAAAACATACTTAACCTGGGCTGTGTTAATGAGCTTTTCTAACCCCAAATAATAGTGTTCTTCTTGCCTTGGGTCTAATGGTGCAAAAGCAATATCAATGGGAATCCCCTGAAGTAATTGCATTTGTTTTAAAAACATTGTTGTCATCGTATCATTATAGTGCTGGGTCTCTCCACTCCAAAGCCACCAGTTTAAGTCTCCTGCAAAATAGATAGTTTTATCCAAATAATGTATCAAAAACGCAACACCGGCATCTGTTGATTGCAACGTCGTTACAATGATTTTTTCTTGTTGATTATCATATAATACATACTCTTGACTATGATGCACATATAGAATTGATTCCGTCTTATTTGTATATGCGATATCAAAAGATAAGACAAATTCGATATTTGGATGTTGTTCGACCAGGGAGAACACAACTGGGTTAAAATGATCATGATGGCTATGGCTGGAAAACACAAAAAGCTTCTTATGGGTATCCAACGAAGGGATCTCCCCTTTGTAATAATCAAATAAAAAATAACAGGATTCCCATTCAATTAAAAATCCGCTATGACTTATATATGTAATCTCCATAAGCTCCCCTTTCCACATTTTGTCCTAGATTATGTTCCTTTTATTATAGTATAGTTCACACTATTTGTACATACGCGCTTTTTTACCTCTTCGAACATCAATCATATGTTTTACATCTTGTAATATAGCATCACTGGAGACTTCAACCATTAACCATTTTTGTCCCATTCCACTCTTCGTGTCACGGTAGAGCTTTTGAGTATATTGGGTAAATAAGGGCAAGGCTCCTTCGATTTTTACAACTTCGCGTTGACCGACAACGACCAGTGCAATAAACCTTCCTACTTCTGGGTATATCGTACAAAGTGCTCGTCCCGATTTCTTATACTTGATATTCCATCCATATTGCATTGAACATTGACTGTATTCGATAGATGGCTTGCTTTGATGTGTTTGTTCCAAATAGTCACATAACTGCTCAAATAAAATATTATCCACAAAATCTTTTAATATTGCCATCGTTGGCTTTTGCTGTTGGTTGGTTTTGTCCCAAACGGGTTGCTTACGTTTTTGAGAGGCTTTTATTGGCATCCAAAGTTCCATATAACTCGATTGTTCTGTCATTTGTTCATAAACCTCGACGGCATAGTTTCCACAAGCTATTTCGTGTTGAACAATCCATTGATTCAAAAACATGGATGCTTTATATATGGCTGAATCAATCAAATCCTGAAAACTCTCTGCTTCAACTTGGCAAACTAGATACTCTCCTGCTTCCAAGGTATATTGATCCAACTGTTGATCTACCACTAACTCCTTAGCTTTTGCTCCTGCTAAATACATAAAGCACCCTTCTCTAGCTTCCCCCTTATACAATAGACCATATTCTTTATCTTTGCATATCTGTTGTCGAATTTTCATTTTCTTTTGATGAAAAGCATCCCACAATTCACCTATAGTTGATACACCTGTTGATTTTCCATAACCTAATTCCGTCTCATCCACCTGTCCTTTAACTCCCACTATCTTGTAGTCATCCTCTATGTATTGTCGTGTGATTTCAATTACAATGCCATCCACAATCAACGGCACATTTTCTTGTGCTTGTTCATAGTGTAAGGATAATTCAGGTTTTACAAAATGGTTGAGGTGCGGTTTTTCTTTTCGATACACTTCCGGCGTAATGCCATATACCTCTTTAAATGCACGCGTAAAGCTTGGATGACTAGAAAATCCATATGTCAATGCAATATCAATAATACGTTTATCCGTATTGATAATCTCATCCGATGCTTTTGCTAGCTTACGCAATTTGACGTACTCGGTTACTGATTGATTCACCAAACGTCTAAATAAACGTTGAAAATAATATACAGATAAATTCACCTTTTGCGCTAGTGCTTCGATTGCAATGTCTTGTTGCAGATGTTCTTCAATGTAATCTAATGATTGTTCAATTGCCTCCCATGAATGCATGTCTACATCCCTCCTTTCTTAATAGATTAGCATATGTCTTTTAAAAAAGCTTATCACCGAGTGCTCTTTCTTCCTCTGCTGGTTTTAATAAAAAACATGATACTCAACGTTATTGCTGATACAATCGCAATCAATCCAAACAGCAAAGATAAAGGAATCAGAGCAAAAGGTTCCACTAGCATACCGTCTGGTGCAACATAACTTCCAATTGCATTGTAAGCAATAGCACTTCCTATACTTGCAACAATTGAAAGTATTAAGACACCTAGTAAAAAAGCCGATACTTTATCTTTTTTCCACTTTTGAGCAATATTTTTAAGTGCATTCGCCTCTTCAATCGAACTTCCCACTTTCAGCTCATAGTCCATTTGTTGAAGTTCTTCCTGACACTTTGGACATATTTTCAGATGTTCTTCCACTAACTTCTTACTTTCTTGACTACATACATCATCATGATATAAGGGTAATAAATCTTTAATAATCTCACAGTTAACTTGCATTATAATCTCTCCTTTATCTTCTTTTTGGCTCGATGGTAAGTGACTCTTGCCCAACTTTCCGTCTTCATAAACAAATTACCAATCTGAAGAAATGATAGTTCTCCAAATACACGTAGCGTAAATACTTCCTTGTAGGGTTCTTCAAGCTCATGCAATATTTTATGAATCTCAATAGCTCTTTCTTTTACGACCAATAGATTTTCAATATCTATCGCATCTGAATATTCTTGTGTTTTATCCGTCGTACTTAGTGTCTTTTTTTGTTTTGTTGAATAGGAAAAATATGTGTTTTTTGCAATTTGGCACAGCCATACATATAGTTTGCATTTCCCATCAAATTTATCAATGTTTTTTAATGCCTTAAAGAAAGTTTCTTGAGTAATCTCTTCAGCAACCACTGCATTTTTACTTAAAGATAAAACATACTTATATACATCTTTAAAATACTCCTTGTATATTTGATCAAAATTCGTCACTCTTTCACCTCGCTTTCCTCTATAAGACTAGACAAGTCAAGATTCGTTACAAACTTTTTTATTTTTTTATCTTTTGCTTAATTCTATGAACTTATAATCGACAAATATATTTCTACCGTTCTTTTACTATTTTTTTCCTCTGAATGTGGATAATGCTCTAATGCAAACCGATGGTCAAGTCTATACCCACTCTCTGGCAACCATTGCATGTACATATAGTTCCAGGCTTCTTCATATTCATCCGGCCCAACACAAAATCTTCCTACCCCATATTTTCCCATGGGAAGATTTAATTGACCGATGTTACCACTAACCTCTAACGCTTGTTCCACGGACATACACACACTTAAACGCAAGTATTCTTCCTCCGTCTCTTGCCCAAAATCATGATAAAGCACAAACCACCTTGTACGCTTTGAGATTAAATCCCGCGCTTTTGCCCATTGATACAGTTGATAAAAAAGTTCAGAAAAAAGCGCACTATCCCCTTTATAGACGCCTGTATTTCGAATATAAATTAGCTTCATAGCTGCTTCTTCTTTAACATAAGTGTCTATAGGTTCAATGCGCATTTCTAGTTTTTGGGATGTATGTAAAATCATGGGAGACGGACATAGACGTGAATATTTTTTCCGGTAAGCACTTCCACTCATTCCATATTTCCCTTGAAAGGCTTTTGCAAACGACGCTTGATGTTCAAATCCAACTCTAGCCGCAATATTGT
This sequence is a window from Vallitaleaceae bacterium 9-2. Protein-coding genes within it:
- a CDS encoding sigma-70 family RNA polymerase sigma factor → MTNFDQIYKEYFKDVYKYVLSLSKNAVVAEEITQETFFKALKNIDKFDGKCKLYVWLCQIAKNTYFSYSTKQKKTLSTTDKTQEYSDAIDIENLLVVKERAIEIHKILHELEEPYKEVFTLRVFGELSFLQIGNLFMKTESWARVTYHRAKKKIKERL
- a CDS encoding MBL fold metallo-hydrolase, which codes for MEITYISHSGFLIEWESCYFLFDYYKGEIPSLDTHKKLFVFSSHSHHDHFNPVVFSLVEQHPNIEFVLSFDIAYTNKTESILYVHHSQEYVLYDNQQEKIIVTTLQSTDAGVAFLIHYLDKTIYFAGDLNWWLWSGETQHYNDTMTTMFLKQMQLLQGIPIDIAFAPLDPRQEEHYYLGLEKLINTAQVKYVFPMHFWGQPSIIQQFKKERASYLNHAQIMEISQEGQQWSIDR
- a CDS encoding VOC family protein, yielding MKFQMIHENYNVRDLDKSLDFYNKALGLTEKRRKTADDGSFIITYLGNEHSEFELELTWLRDWDRPYNLGDCEFHLAFRVDDYDKAHALHEQMGCICYENKKMGIYFIADPDGYWLEIVPTR
- a CDS encoding sigma-70 family RNA polymerase sigma factor, translated to MNVKKKKKPNEALFLEMLEINKAQFYRIAFSYVKDEQYALDVIQESVYKAYTALEKMTSVKHMKTWFIRIVINQSIDQLRNNNKVIPLNQEEEVVDIHTKNLDAYEQMELREDMKKMLDQLNSTERIILMLRFYESYELKEIASILDKPISTVKSTLYRSLDKLKVLMEEGIING
- a CDS encoding DUF3788 family protein, translated to MHSWEAIEQSLDYIEEHLQQDIAIEALAQKVNLSVYYFQRLFRRLVNQSVTEYVKLRKLAKASDEIINTDKRIIDIALTYGFSSHPSFTRAFKEVYGITPEVYRKEKPHLNHFVKPELSLHYEQAQENVPLIVDGIVIEITRQYIEDDYKIVGVKGQVDETELGYGKSTGVSTIGELWDAFHQKKMKIRQQICKDKEYGLLYKGEAREGCFMYLAGAKAKELVVDQQLDQYTLEAGEYLVCQVEAESFQDLIDSAIYKASMFLNQWIVQHEIACGNYAVEVYEQMTEQSSYMELWMPIKASQKRKQPVWDKTNQQQKPTMAILKDFVDNILFEQLCDYLEQTHQSKPSIEYSQCSMQYGWNIKYKKSGRALCTIYPEVGRFIALVVVGQREVVKIEGALPLFTQYTQKLYRDTKSGMGQKWLMVEVSSDAILQDVKHMIDVRRGKKARMYK
- a CDS encoding AraC family transcriptional regulator; this encodes MHNREINPYQKPINQVQDYIEEHLSQTLTIKELANIAHFSEYHFQRIFSGIVGESLYSFIKRLRLEKAAYMLLADRTQSINNIAARVGFEHQASFAKAFQGKYGMSGSAYRKKYSRLCPSPMILHTSQKLEMRIEPIDTYVKEEAAMKLIYIRNTGVYKGDSALFSELFYQLYQWAKARDLISKRTRWFVLYHDFGQETEEEYLRLSVCMSVEQALEVSGNIGQLNLPMGKYGVGRFCVGPDEYEEAWNYMYMQWLPESGYRLDHRFALEHYPHSEEKNSKRTVEIYLSIISS
- a CDS encoding DUF3955 domain-containing protein, producing the protein MQVNCEIIKDLLPLYHDDVCSQESKKLVEEHLKICPKCQEELQQMDYELKVGSSIEEANALKNIAQKWKKDKVSAFLLGVLILSIVASIGSAIAYNAIGSYVAPDGMLVEPFALIPLSLLFGLIAIVSAITLSIMFFIKTSRGRKSTR